In a single window of the Papaver somniferum cultivar HN1 chromosome 8, ASM357369v1, whole genome shotgun sequence genome:
- the LOC113305451 gene encoding uncharacterized protein LOC113305451 — translation METAAAAETVNENYADVDAIMAKTLPKYVIIQSSQKDNSYLHLYKEHPSFCNALRFVGGYSFGLETRFELVPATTGAGLFHIRSLLNNKYWENFGTDNNWVSAMADKPVEDQSENRCTLFQPVFVHSNNNRVLRLRHVHTQKFVTFFHGTGDDCALLSLLTGDEGHDVCTFIDWESVVVLPDVIRIKSNNGNHLRGWRDDFMDYRGKADNTSRFDFEVSPSRDGGIRLKNIHFGTYWTDMNDSDWVLLRHPSPTVHDTNTVFLPTILGGNRIYMRSLANNRFCSRHTDPEWDRENCLATVNTWPDNCCNSCTMEIEEPVISRTISNVIYHLTDARLYNEKTLALITDDTCNETPLPQTSQISLKTTVCNTANWSNSVTLKLGVKVTGTHAVPDIKSGSLEISTEVTKSFEWGETETETQEVGSVRTITVPPMSRVKATLKGTRVSYDIPFSYTQRDVLINGTTKVSVKNDGLFTGKGGYDYKHEIVQLAL, via the coding sequence ATGGAAACAGCAGCCGCAGCAGAAACTGTTAACGAAAATTATGCAGATGTTGATGCCATCATGGCGAAAACACTGCCCAAGTATGTCATCATCCAATCGAGCCAAAAGGACAATAGCTACCTACACTTGTACAAAGAACATCCTTCGTTCTGTAATGCCCTCCGATTCGTTGGAGGTTACAGTTTCGGGCTCGAGACGCGTTTCGAACTGGTGCCAGCTACCACTGGAGCTGGACTCTTCCATATACGGTCTTTGCTGAACAACAAGTACTGGGAAAATTTTGGTACGGACAACAATTGGGTCAGCGCCATGGCCGACAAACCTGTGGAGGATCAGTCCGAAAACCGTTGCACGCTCTTCCAGCCTGTTTTTGTACATTCCAACAACAACCGCGTACTTAGGCTCCGCCATGTACACACACAAAAATTTGTTACATTCTTTCATGGTACCGGCGATGATTGTGCTTTGTTGTCTTTATTGACTGGCGACGAAGGACACGATGTTTGCACCTTCATTGACTGGGAATCTGTTGTGGTGTTGCCTGACGTTATCAGGATCAAGAGCAACAACGGAAACCACCTTCGGGGCTGGAGGGACGATTTTATGGACTACAGAGGAAAAGCCGACAACACCTCAAGGTTTGACTTCGAGGTGTCTCCAAGCCGCGACGGAGGCATCCGCCTGAAGAATATTCACTTCGGCACTTACTGGACAGATATGAATGACAGTGATTGGGTATTGTTAAGGCATCCTTCCCCCACAGTCCATGACACCAACACCGTGTTTTTACCCACGATACTTGGGGGCAACCGCATCTACATGCGAAGTCTGGCGAACAACAGGTTTTGTAGCAGACATACAGACCCAGAATGGGATAGGGAGAACTGCCTCGCCACAGTTAATACGTGGCCCGACAATTGCTGCAACAGCTGCACCATGGAGATTGAGGAGCCTGTTATCTCAAGGACGATCTCTAACGTCATATACCACCTTACTGATGCAAGACTTTACAACGAGAAGACTCTCGCACTTATCACTGATGATACCTGTAACGAAACTCCACTTCCCCAAACTTCACAGATAAGCCTCAAGACCACAGTTTGTAATACTGCTAACTGGAGTAATAGTGTCACGTTGAAATTGGGTGTTAAGGTGACTGGAACCCATGCtgtccccgatataaaatcgggTTCACTTGAGATTTCCACTGAGGTTACCAAATCTTTTGAATGGGGAGAAACGGAGACAGAAACCCAAGAAGTCGGGTCTGTGCGAACTATCACTGTGCCACCAATGAGTAGAGTGAAGGCGACTCTGAAAGGAACACGGGTTTCGTACGACATACCCTTCTCGTACACTCAGCGCGACGTCTTAATAAATGGGACTACGAAAGTTTCCGTAAAGAACGATGGCCTCTTTACTGGCAAAGGTGGCTACGACTATAAACACGAAATTGTCCAGCTTGCTCTTTAG